In a genomic window of Siniperca chuatsi isolate FFG_IHB_CAS linkage group LG1, ASM2008510v1, whole genome shotgun sequence:
- the fes gene encoding tyrosine-protein kinase Fes/Fps isoform X2 has protein sequence MGFGEDLRCPQAHTAVMRLLDSELHLMEVMKKWMGQRAKSEREFSVQLHHMAAIVEKLDQPQLGAGLDYISQLNKSWEVLVSQTDFLSQVMKKHSEDLLDGPISKLTLLIRDKQQLRKTYAEQWNLLRQELSKVTQTELERLKSSYRQAVRDAAQAKRKYEEAHKDKDRDKAKERYIKASLKLHELHNEYVLSVRAAQVYHQHHFSQIQPALLNALQTLQQEMVLILKEILQEYFDISTLLHHEVVRIHREMSSALMAIDPHREYESFIHQNRSVGEIPACAEFDCSLLEDTEQLNPREIELNDLTLETIQHKLTTVEEDLLDLAQTMGSQQTSVEQLELELEAEEEGVKKGQRVYQFSKRHAMEECRQQVALSQGMRAKLEVQRLILKEKLDQLGSKEPPSALNLDPDIVSLLSNTSNDHSRSSSKLLMDGIISNLSGLFKPKCEVLPVLTLVQEVDRPLGQQDWYHGAIPRLEVQQLLKNDGDFLVRKSQEKQGYVLSVQWDGSCKHFLIQNTDTLYRLDGEGFHSIPQLIHHLLSSRQHITKKSDIVLKKPVLKGNFGEVYCGRLRSDNTPVAVKSCKENLAPEHKSKFLMEARILKQYDHPNIVKLIGVCTQKQPIYIIMELIQGGDFLSFLRRESHSLNPKMLVKMTENVASGMEYLESKKCIHRDLAARNCLVTEHNLVKISDFGMSRQQDDGVYSTDGGLRQIPVKWTAPEALNYGRYTTESDVWSFGVLLWETFSMGMTPYTSMTNQQTREEVEKGYRMPAPHGCPVEIARIMSNCWQYEPRSRPSFKKLRAELSAIYNKII, from the exons TCGTGGGAAGTGCTGGTCTCTCAGACGGACTTTCTCAGTCAGGTGATGAAGAAGCACTCTGAGGATCTGCTGGATGGTCCTATCAGCAAACTGACGCTGCTCATCAGAGACAAACAGCAGCTCCGCAAAACCTATGCAGAGCAGTGGAACCTGCTGAGGCAGGAGCTCAGCAAA GTGACCCAAACAGAGCTGGAGAGGCTGAAGAGCAGCTACAGACAGGCAGTGAGAGATGCAGCTCAGGCTAAGAGGAAGTACGAGGAGGCCCATAAAG ataaaGACCGAGACAAGGCCAAAGAGCGTTACATAAAGGCTTCACTGAAACTCCACGAGCTGCATAATGAGTATGTGCTGTCTGTGCGAGCTGCTCAAGTTTACCATCAGCACCACTTCAGTCAGATCCAGCCCGCCCTGCTTAATGCCCTGCAGACTCTGCAGCAGGAGATGGTGCTCATACT AAAGGAGATCCTGCAGGAGTATTTCGACATTTCCACTCTCCTCCATCATGAAGTGGTGCGGATCCACAGGGAGATGTCTTCGGCTCTAATGGCCATCGATCCTCATAGAGAGTATGAGAGCTTCATCCACCAGAACAG gtCTGTAGGGGAGATTCCTGCTTGTGCAGAGTTTGATTGCAGTCTTCTGGAGGACACTGAGCAGCTAAATCCCAGAGAGATTGAACTGAACGACCTCACGcttgagacaatccagcacaa GCTGACCACGGTTGAGGAGGATTTGCTGGATCTGGCTCAGACTATGGGCTCCCAGCAGACCTCGGTCGAACAgttggagctggagctggaggcagaggaggaaggtgtCAAGAAGGGCCAGAG GGTCTACCAGTTCAGCAAGAGACATGCGATGGAGGAGTGCCGGCAGCAGGTTGCTCTGTCTCAGGGTATGAGAGCCAAGCTGGAGGTTCAGAGGCTTATTCTGAAGGAGAAACTGGACCAGTTGGGCTCCAAAGAACCTCCCTCTGCTCTAAATCTGGACCCAGACATTGTCTCACTTTTGTCCAACACAAGCAAT gACCACAGCCGAAGCTCTTCCAAACTCCTCATGGACGGGATTATAAGCAATCTGAGTGGCCTGTTTAAACCCAAATGTGAG GTGCTTCCGGTCCTCACCCTGGTGCAGGAGGTCGATCGTCCTCTGGGGCAGCAGGACTGGTACCACGGAGCCATTCCCAGACTGGaggtccagcagctgctgaagaaTGACGGAGACTTCTTAGTGAGGAAGAGTCAAGAGAAGCAGGGTTATGTGCTCTCTGTGCAATGGGATGGATCCTGCAAGCATTTCCTCATTCAGAACACTGAT ACTCTGTACCGTCTGGATGGAGAAGGCTTCCACAGTATCCCGCAGCTGATCCATCATCTACTATCCTCACGACAACACATCACCAAGAAGTCTGACATAGTGCTGAAGAAACCTGTACTGAAG GGTAACTTTGGAGAAGTGTACTGTGGTCGTTTACGCTCTGATAACACTCCTGTTGCGGTGAAATCCTGTAAAGAGAACCTGGCCCCAGAGCACAAGAGTAAGTTCCTGATGGAAGCCAG GATCCTGAAGCAGTATGACCATCCAAACATTGTGAAGCTGATAGGAGTGTGCACTCAGAAACAGCCCATCTACATCATCATGGAGCTCATTCAAG GTGGTGactttctctccttcttgcGGCGTGAGAGTCACAGTCTGAACCCTAAGATGTTGgtcaaaatgacagaaaatgtagcATCTGGCATGGAGTACTTGGAGAGCAAGAAGTGTATCCACAG agaccTGGCAGCGCGAAACTGTCTGGTTACAGAGCACAACTTGGTGAAGATCAGTGACTTTGGGATGTCCCGTCAGCAAGATGACGGTGTCTACTCTACAGACGGCGGCCTCAGACAGATCCCTGTAAAATGGACAGCTCCTGAAGCCCTGAACTATG GTCGTTATACCACAGAGAGTGATGTGTGGAGCTTTGGTGTCTTACTGTGGGAGACCTTCTCCATGGGAATGACACCCTACACAAGCAtgaccaaccaacagacacgAGAAGAGGTGGAGAAAG GATACCGTATGCCTGCTCCACATGGCTGCCCCGTGGAAATTGCCAGGATTATGAGCAACTGCTGGCAGTACGAGCCCAGAAGCAGACCATCTTTCAAGAAACTTCGGGCTGAGCTCAGTGCCATATACAACAAAATTATATAA
- the fes gene encoding tyrosine-protein kinase Fes/Fps isoform X1, with the protein MGFGEDLRCPQAHTAVMRLLDSELHLMEVMKKWMGQRAKSEREFSVQLHHMAAIVEKLDQPQLGAGLDYISQLNKSWEVLVSQTDFLSQVMKKHSEDLLDGPISKLTLLIRDKQQLRKTYAEQWNLLRQELSKVTQTELERLKSSYRQAVRDAAQAKRKYEEAHKDKDRDKAKERYIKASLKLHELHNEYVLSVRAAQVYHQHHFSQIQPALLNALQTLQQEMVLILKEILQEYFDISTLLHHEVVRIHREMSSALMAIDPHREYESFIHQNRSVGEIPACAEFDCSLLEDTEQLNPREIELNDLTLETIQHKLTTVEEDLLDLAQTMGSQQTSVEQLELELEAEEEGVKKGQRVYQFSKRHAMEECRQQVALSQGMRAKLEVQRLILKEKLDQLGSKEPPSALNLDPDIVSLLSNTSNDHSRSSSKLLMDGIISNLSGLFKPKCEVLPVLTLVQEVDRPLGQQDWYHGAIPRLEVQQLLKNDGDFLVRKSQEKQGYVLSVQWDGSCKHFLIQNTDTLYRLDGEGFHSIPQLIHHLLSSRQHITKKSDIVLKKPVLKDRWVLEHDDIILGHFIGRGNFGEVYCGRLRSDNTPVAVKSCKENLAPEHKSKFLMEARILKQYDHPNIVKLIGVCTQKQPIYIIMELIQGGDFLSFLRRESHSLNPKMLVKMTENVASGMEYLESKKCIHRDLAARNCLVTEHNLVKISDFGMSRQQDDGVYSTDGGLRQIPVKWTAPEALNYGRYTTESDVWSFGVLLWETFSMGMTPYTSMTNQQTREEVEKGYRMPAPHGCPVEIARIMSNCWQYEPRSRPSFKKLRAELSAIYNKII; encoded by the exons TCGTGGGAAGTGCTGGTCTCTCAGACGGACTTTCTCAGTCAGGTGATGAAGAAGCACTCTGAGGATCTGCTGGATGGTCCTATCAGCAAACTGACGCTGCTCATCAGAGACAAACAGCAGCTCCGCAAAACCTATGCAGAGCAGTGGAACCTGCTGAGGCAGGAGCTCAGCAAA GTGACCCAAACAGAGCTGGAGAGGCTGAAGAGCAGCTACAGACAGGCAGTGAGAGATGCAGCTCAGGCTAAGAGGAAGTACGAGGAGGCCCATAAAG ataaaGACCGAGACAAGGCCAAAGAGCGTTACATAAAGGCTTCACTGAAACTCCACGAGCTGCATAATGAGTATGTGCTGTCTGTGCGAGCTGCTCAAGTTTACCATCAGCACCACTTCAGTCAGATCCAGCCCGCCCTGCTTAATGCCCTGCAGACTCTGCAGCAGGAGATGGTGCTCATACT AAAGGAGATCCTGCAGGAGTATTTCGACATTTCCACTCTCCTCCATCATGAAGTGGTGCGGATCCACAGGGAGATGTCTTCGGCTCTAATGGCCATCGATCCTCATAGAGAGTATGAGAGCTTCATCCACCAGAACAG gtCTGTAGGGGAGATTCCTGCTTGTGCAGAGTTTGATTGCAGTCTTCTGGAGGACACTGAGCAGCTAAATCCCAGAGAGATTGAACTGAACGACCTCACGcttgagacaatccagcacaa GCTGACCACGGTTGAGGAGGATTTGCTGGATCTGGCTCAGACTATGGGCTCCCAGCAGACCTCGGTCGAACAgttggagctggagctggaggcagaggaggaaggtgtCAAGAAGGGCCAGAG GGTCTACCAGTTCAGCAAGAGACATGCGATGGAGGAGTGCCGGCAGCAGGTTGCTCTGTCTCAGGGTATGAGAGCCAAGCTGGAGGTTCAGAGGCTTATTCTGAAGGAGAAACTGGACCAGTTGGGCTCCAAAGAACCTCCCTCTGCTCTAAATCTGGACCCAGACATTGTCTCACTTTTGTCCAACACAAGCAAT gACCACAGCCGAAGCTCTTCCAAACTCCTCATGGACGGGATTATAAGCAATCTGAGTGGCCTGTTTAAACCCAAATGTGAG GTGCTTCCGGTCCTCACCCTGGTGCAGGAGGTCGATCGTCCTCTGGGGCAGCAGGACTGGTACCACGGAGCCATTCCCAGACTGGaggtccagcagctgctgaagaaTGACGGAGACTTCTTAGTGAGGAAGAGTCAAGAGAAGCAGGGTTATGTGCTCTCTGTGCAATGGGATGGATCCTGCAAGCATTTCCTCATTCAGAACACTGAT ACTCTGTACCGTCTGGATGGAGAAGGCTTCCACAGTATCCCGCAGCTGATCCATCATCTACTATCCTCACGACAACACATCACCAAGAAGTCTGACATAGTGCTGAAGAAACCTGTACTGAAG GACAGGTGGGTCCTGGAACATGATGATATTATCTTGGGACACTTCATAGGACGG GGTAACTTTGGAGAAGTGTACTGTGGTCGTTTACGCTCTGATAACACTCCTGTTGCGGTGAAATCCTGTAAAGAGAACCTGGCCCCAGAGCACAAGAGTAAGTTCCTGATGGAAGCCAG GATCCTGAAGCAGTATGACCATCCAAACATTGTGAAGCTGATAGGAGTGTGCACTCAGAAACAGCCCATCTACATCATCATGGAGCTCATTCAAG GTGGTGactttctctccttcttgcGGCGTGAGAGTCACAGTCTGAACCCTAAGATGTTGgtcaaaatgacagaaaatgtagcATCTGGCATGGAGTACTTGGAGAGCAAGAAGTGTATCCACAG agaccTGGCAGCGCGAAACTGTCTGGTTACAGAGCACAACTTGGTGAAGATCAGTGACTTTGGGATGTCCCGTCAGCAAGATGACGGTGTCTACTCTACAGACGGCGGCCTCAGACAGATCCCTGTAAAATGGACAGCTCCTGAAGCCCTGAACTATG GTCGTTATACCACAGAGAGTGATGTGTGGAGCTTTGGTGTCTTACTGTGGGAGACCTTCTCCATGGGAATGACACCCTACACAAGCAtgaccaaccaacagacacgAGAAGAGGTGGAGAAAG GATACCGTATGCCTGCTCCACATGGCTGCCCCGTGGAAATTGCCAGGATTATGAGCAACTGCTGGCAGTACGAGCCCAGAAGCAGACCATCTTTCAAGAAACTTCGGGCTGAGCTCAGTGCCATATACAACAAAATTATATAA